From Paraflavitalea devenefica, the proteins below share one genomic window:
- a CDS encoding DUF4998 domain-containing protein, with translation MKRYIINIPFCTLAVLTLLVFAACKKMDDYKKFAEGGEVIYPSTFDSLKVISGNGRVMITGLLAGDPKVTKYRVFWNSGNDSLEAPFVRSGGIDTLKQIVSNLPEGPITFTVRTYDAKGNRSIPMIVTGNVYGQSFQTSVNQRGNRVVLKTSFSQDGAAIIHWANVDAYVGVLGMQLHYVDADNVPRDTIVHVQLVDQQTILPNAGIKNLITYNTLYLPEKVGIDTFTVSQKELPAFTEVTLLNSQKPVANAANDGSRWATLRDWITNPAAKNHNGYGGTDISGDPKIYFEAGWGGAAIQNGKIHQVVTLPPGKYKFEGSVDWYHRGSRNDTYLVAMAGPNGLPDVDNVNTAIASAKLENGWWSWDTTFELTQKTTLSLGLLLYMNDDGEATRLNSLRLYIVN, from the coding sequence ATGAAACGATACATCATCAACATACCCTTTTGCACCCTCGCAGTACTGACCCTGCTGGTCTTTGCTGCCTGCAAAAAGATGGACGACTATAAAAAGTTTGCCGAAGGCGGGGAAGTAATTTATCCTTCTACCTTCGACTCCCTGAAAGTGATATCCGGAAATGGCCGGGTAATGATCACGGGTTTGCTGGCAGGCGATCCCAAAGTAACGAAGTACAGGGTTTTTTGGAATAGTGGCAATGATTCACTCGAAGCGCCCTTTGTTCGCTCCGGTGGTATAGATACCCTGAAGCAGATCGTAAGCAACCTGCCCGAAGGGCCTATCACTTTTACAGTACGTACGTATGATGCCAAAGGCAACCGGTCAATACCCATGATCGTTACCGGTAATGTATATGGCCAGAGCTTCCAGACTTCCGTAAATCAGCGGGGTAACCGGGTAGTACTCAAAACTTCCTTCTCACAGGATGGGGCTGCTATTATCCATTGGGCCAATGTGGATGCGTATGTAGGCGTGCTCGGCATGCAACTCCATTATGTGGATGCAGACAATGTACCCCGCGATACGATAGTGCATGTACAGTTGGTTGACCAGCAAACCATCCTGCCCAATGCGGGGATTAAAAATCTTATTACTTACAACACTTTGTATTTGCCGGAGAAAGTAGGTATAGATACTTTTACTGTTTCGCAGAAGGAATTGCCTGCATTTACGGAAGTAACTTTATTGAACAGCCAGAAGCCGGTAGCCAACGCCGCCAACGATGGCAGCCGCTGGGCTACGCTGCGCGACTGGATCACCAATCCCGCTGCCAAAAACCACAATGGCTATGGCGGCACTGATATCTCCGGCGATCCCAAGATCTATTTTGAAGCAGGATGGGGAGGGGCAGCTATTCAGAACGGCAAGATACATCAGGTCGTTACACTGCCGCCCGGCAAGTATAAGTTTGAAGGATCGGTAGACTGGTACCACCGTGGCTCCCGGAATGATACGTACCTGGTAGCGATGGCCGGCCCTAATGGATTGCCGGATGTAGACAATGTGAATACAGCCATTGCGTCGGCCAAACTGGAAAACGGCTGGTGGTCGTGGGATACTACTTTTGAGTTAACCCAAAAGACCACGCTTTCACTCGGCCTGTTGCTGTATATGAATGATGATGGTGAAGCTACCCGGTTAAACAGTCTTAGATTATATATTGTGAATTAA